In the genome of Acanthopagrus latus isolate v.2019 chromosome 17, fAcaLat1.1, whole genome shotgun sequence, the window tatttggttttttttgctttgactgTCAAAATAGATACTAAAAGAATGTTGTATGGCAATCATTCTCTGCAAGGTTTTACAAGGCCATACAACAATTATACCAATCACATTACATCCATACAGGGCTAGTATATACagcagttaaaagaaaaaaaatctccctttttttccttttaaaatgagctTGTATCAGATCAGTATTCAATTATCATCCAAATTATCGTTCGAGACATGTCACACGCAGGAGGAGCAGTCCTATAGATGGTGATGGTGTCCGTATGCCTCGCCACATGTCCCTGGTGTTAGCGGGATCATGGAAAAAGTCTTGGATTTTTCGACTGTGAGCACACTTTGTTTGACTGATATCACAGTTCAAGTTGGTTCTTGCTGTCCTCAGTGCCATTTCATTGCCAGACATGAAGGCTGAGTTCCGTACCTGCATACTTCATCAGTCATGCAGAATTTTTGGTTGGTGGGGGTGGTGATGGATTTGCTAGCACTGATGTCTTCCGTGCATTTGTTGATGTAGGCTGACACAGACATGGCATACTCATCTATGTTGATGTGATTGTTTAAGTGGCAGCTGCTTTGAACATATCCCAGTCAGTGCACTCAAACAGTCCTGTAGTGCCTCCATAGCCCCCTCAGACCACACCCACACCTGCCTCACAGTAGGTTTTCCTCTGACCAGCAGCGGCTTATATGCTGGAATTAGCATAACAGATAGAGGGTTTGAAGAGCCAAGATGGGGGCGGTGGGCTGCTCTGAATGCATCTTTCATGGTGGCGTAAGCCACATCTAATGCATTTACTCCTCTATTTGCACAATCCACATGCTGGTATAAATGTGGGAGAACATACTTATTGTTGGCCTGGTTGAAATCCCCAGTGACAATGAAAAAGCCCTCAGTGTGAGTAGATTGCAACTCACTGATAGTCCGGTAGAGAAATGTCATGGCCTCTTTAGCGTCAGTGCTGGGGGGGCATGTACACAGTGGTGATGGAAACTAAGGTAGAGGGCCGATAATATGGTCTGCAGTTTACATTCAAATGCTCAATGTCTGATGAGCAATGGCTTTAGACGAACTTAGCATTTTTACACAAGTTGTTATTGATGTAAGACTTGGTTCATTagttaagtacattttttgaaaacaattgtgtgttttactttataATCTTTCAAATACACACGTTTCAACATACATGCTGGTCTATTTAATGCTGTGAGTGAATGCTGCCATCTTCTGTTGGAAATGTTTCAACCTTTACTTGCTATTCATAGGGTAATTGTGACTGTTGTTAATAACTGATGGTTAAGTTGTCCTCTTGGGACTGAATAGTAAATggactgtgtttatgtgtccgCTCTTAGTGACAACTCAATGGTCTTTACAACATGAAACAGCATTCacccatcacacacaaacattcatacactggtGACAGAGACCATGCAAGGCACCACCTGCTTATCAGGAGCAATAAATATTCATAAGCACTaacacactgatgacagagCAACTGGGAGAAATTTGGGGTTTGGCATCTTGACATGGGGCCAGGAACCGAACCACCGGACGATCTACCTCCTGAATCAattaattagggcccgagcactGACCAGTGCGAGAACCTATTGAATCTGTAAGGATTCTTCTTTCATTAGATGTGGATATGGCCAGGGGAACTCTATAGTGCCCCCTACTGTAACGTTGACATGTAAGAAAAATGTCCCACACTGTTTACTGACCTCCATGGGTGAGAGCGCATCCTTCCACATGTGAATGAGTTTACAGAACATACTGTAGGGGCCACACTTAGAGATCTTCCTCAGTCGTCCAATCACAGATAACTCAGAATAGGTCATCCCCATGTCTGCCTGAGGAGAGAGGTGTGGTGGTGGTTGGCAAAAGATGGAAGAAATGGGGAAAGATAGTTTTAGGCATATAGAGCCACTTAAGTATtttaacaaaactaaacaaacacggtaaaaatgaatgtattagTTGATCTATTGATAATGACTgcaaactgtgatgaaaatgaattaaatatgtcaaacatttgttgttccagcttcttacaGGTTTGCCGCTTTTCTTCATTATTCTTCATGATAACGACAATCAATGAAGAGTATTTGGTTTTTGGACACttggttgagaaaaaaaacatatttttgcaaTTTTATAATCACAATCCAAATCATCGCTTACCTCATCTGTTTGCGACACCTGTCCATCAGTCAGCGGCTCTAGTTCAGCTGTGGGTGGAGCGGCCACGATGCTGCAGAGAAAtgtgtatattatattatattatattatacatacatacatacatacatacatacatacatacatacatacatacatacacatacacacacacacacacacacacacaaaatgtagtATATTGTCGGTTAGGACAGCAGGGCTTTGTGTAATGACATTAGTGTTGGTGCATTGGCATCACAAGTAAGTCTCAGTCCAAAGGCATTGTATCACAGTGGCATGCTTACCAGATATCATTGTGAATTATGTGAAAGTAAAATCTACTGAAACATCATGTTCTTGATCACTGAAGTCTCTCTTACACTGGTGGTTCTGgtgtttttgtcatatttttcaaTAAATCCCTGTACTAAATTaccttctctttcttctgcttctgaAAGTTCAAATTTTGGTTGAAACCGTGCAAATGATTTCTGCCTCAGCCTTTTAATCCTTCTGCCTTTGAATTTCTGTGTTGTCAATACTCACATGTACATTATTTGAAAGTTACATTTCTCCAAACTTTGTCAGctgaacttaccctttaagaGTGGTGAGCTGGAACTGCTCAACACAGTAAAGCAGGAAGCTCTTCAGGTCTGTCTTGCTGATGCCTCCTATTGGGTTGATGTCAGCACTGGAGCAGTCATACTTTGTGAAATATCCTGTCAGACTGAGCAGGAAAAGTTGCTTAAACTGAGAAAAATTAGGCTACAATACAACTATTTTCAATAAAGATGTTAACCAAAAAGATGTCTGAAGAAAAGACCATTTATCTTTATGTGGTCACACTGCCTAGGCTACATTAATGATGTTGGTATGATGGTAAATGCAGTGACAAAATGGTTTGGTTTTTGGTGAACAACCACATATTAatatccaaaaaacaaaacaaaagcagcactaTGTTAAAAGACACAAGGGGCTGCAATAGTAGGGTACACAGTGAGTCTTAAAAATACTTTTGACAAAATGGACAGCAAATCACAAAGATGAGATAGGACTTTGCAAGTTAACAGTGACACAATCTTTTTATCCTCCACCTgaacaaaaaagacaattatTCATGTTACACAGTCACATAATGAGCCAAGATGAATAAGGAGGCTTCACCTTTACATGCAGAGCTGTTGTTTATTAACTGTCACACAATAaattggttttggtttttgctgTTGTCGGTGGACTTGTCCTGAATGTTGCTCAGGCTGATTGATTGATAGTGTGATCAGCTGTTGGTTAGCAATCAAATGATCTTATAACAAACCAAATGATGATGGTTTGTAACAGGTACTTGACAACATGACCTGTAAGATATACTTTGATAACAAGTTCTGTAATGAGTActgtaataatatttatatatcataCATATTacgtcttttttgtttgtttgtttgttttgtactgtGCCTAAAAGCGCAAATATTTTCCAAAAGacaggaaaatgaaatatattagTAATACCTCTCATCTACATTGGCTGAGCCAAGCACCAGTAATCCACCTGGCTTCCCTCGGGCCCAGAGACTCAGCTGGGCAAACAGGTAGGCTAGGACCATCCTGACCCGAGCCTGGGAACGaagccaacacacacaagcaaacacacacacacacacacaaacaagcaaacacacaagcaaacacacacacacacacacacacagacacacacacagacaagagagagagaatagttatttttaaattatttatttgtggaCTAATCTTAATTTCTAAAGGactgttaaatgttgtttttgtgaatccctttttaatttgaagtaaTTATTGATGATTAATATTTGACTTGTAAAttctatttaacattttttattgccCTTTAAAATATCAAGTAATGAATTACATCAAATTTAATCTAATagatcaataaatacatttgtaaacTAAATTCATTTATGCCTATTTTATTGTACAATTAGTTAAATGGTTTACCACTATTTCTGTGACACTTGTGGTCTGTAGCACTGATAAAAACTAGAAAAAGGTCAGAGATGTGTTACTCACTCAGCCTTGTGAAGACTGAGGTTGCACAGTACTGCTGCAACAAACACTTTCTGTGTGGTTTCAGACAGCATACGTATTCTGGGGGCAAAACAGGTGTGATGTGTAACAAAACCACCATGGCATTTAAGTGTGACATTTCGTATACATGTCTGGCAGCACTTTTCTATACAATTTCAATGGCATAACATGGTAATAAAACTCATAAACCATCCCTGATACAGTGACTATATCAAGTATTCACCCCCTTCAAAGcgttgcttttataaatggaatcatggtcaaAGTAATGCtaataaattcaaaatatataatggaaaaaaaaaaaaaagtgtttgcatTGGTAGTCACTccctttaaaatgatttctaATGCAACAGAGGTCTGTCCAGTTGGTGCTAGCAGTCTCACAATTACGGAAATTGAGATCAACTGagtgcagtgaatgtgtctcGAGTGATTGTAGTATAAAGACACCTGTGTCTGAAGGGCCAGTAAATGGTTAATCAGTATTCCTGGCTACAATTCCACCATAAAGAGAAAGAACACTCCAAGCAACTCTGTGAAAAGGTTATTAAAAAGAATAAGTCAGGGGATGGATACAAATTCATTTCTAAGTCACTGAACATCCCCTGTAGTCCAATTGAACCcatcattaagaaatggaaggaatATGGCAAATGTGTAAATCTACTTGCAACTGTCCTGCCTTAAACAGGCTGtgtgaaagtgacaaagtgtGATGACAAGATGACCAAGagtaaaaaatgatgatgatgaaaatgacatataaagaataaagacaacaactgctatgatgataaaaaaaaaaaaaacattaaaaccacagaCAGTGCGAGACAGTGCCAAACCTGCACGTTCTGCAGAGCCAGGTTTTCTCTGTGGCTTCCTCCATTTGCACGAAACTGAGGCAACCTCCCAGTAACCACTGAGAAGACGCCCAGAATGCCTTTCACTGCCATGTCAATGTTAATATTCATGTGCGTGCTGCAAGCAAAAAAATAAGGATGGAATATTGACAGGACATATGACAGGATGAAAATACTGTTATTCGTggcaaactcaaaataaaatgactttaaacACACAACTCTGAACAACCAGAACAACATTCTTTTATTCCAATGAACTGTTTGTTATGTTATTCTCTACATATAACTGTAGAGATAAAGCTGCACTGTAGAGCTGGCTAATACTGGATTTTGAATACTGGATGACGACATTGTGgcaatgttattattattgttagaCCGCAGAACTACAGAAGGACAAATAAAATGGACCTCACTCCTGACATTTCATTCTTACCATCTCCTTAAACAAAAGCCCTTCAACTTGAATCCTGCCTACCTGCCGATCTGACTGGCCAAGCCTTTGGCCCTGCTGCGTGTGTCCTCTGAGGAGTTTTCACTTGCCATGTAGCAGGTGGTGAAGATGTGACCACATAACTCCCTTGGGTCCCGAGGACAGTAGGAGTCATCCCCTACCACTCGACGGACATCAACGAGTACCTGACTGTCTAAGGGATAAGGAGAgatgacaaagacagacagaaggcaagaggggggtgggggggagaggaTACTTTTTggaacttttgttttctttgagttAAGAGAGACTGGAAAGCAAGGAAACTGAGAAAGATAGCATTTAACCATGACCCAAGGCTGGATTCTTAAGTAGGACGTTGGCCCTGAATAAGCAGGTCACTGTGGTTTCTAGCAAATGTCactaaaaacaggaaataatttGGTTTTTTACTCTCTAAGTATTTGGGTCATGGGGCTAGGGTTAGTGACAGTGACATTAAACATtggcactgaaaacaaaatctgaatttaaaatggaaaagttGTATTGGctataaaaaagtgaaaaatatgtgTATGGTGATGTGTTTTTCAGCGACAAAAGGTTCTTGAATTGTTTCTTTAGCCGTCTTTTTCAGTGACTTAGTTTTTTTAGTAGTTTCATCGGTCATATGGACATTTTGAGCAGGTGAACTGATGCATTTCTATTTTACCATCCATTTACGCACATCACAATCTCTTTTACCATCTCCTCAAAACAGCTTCTCTTCATGACAAACTGGTGATGTAGGGCTAcaaggatttttaaaaactacatttgagTCCTTTGTGGTACATCTACTTTATAAAATGGAGTGATGATGATTACTTGAGCagtctcacagcctggggaCTGAAGCTACTCTGTTTTCTGCTGGTGTGGCAccagatacttctgtatcttttgtcagatggtgaacagactgtggctgggtgtTGTCTTATagtatctttgggctctgtgaagacatctcacttcactgatgtcactgatacTCTGTAtatggtaccagtgatgttctggtggttttaatcacccattgtagagccttcctgtcctgggccatgATGAACCATGCtggtttgtgatgtttccagtccGGATACtatctgtttctcctccttacCTGAATTACCAGTAATGAAATCAGCTCGCTGCTCGGCACATGTTTTTAGTACTCGCTCAGGTACATTATCTACACCAGCAACCTTACATTCACTCTCAGCTGGATTTTTctcacatcagctgtgtttactgacagtGGCCTGTTCTCTGGAAGTGGAGTAGACTTCACAGCTAAATCTCTGCCAAGGAGATCAAAAAAAGCTTAACATGTGTTCAGCATATCTGGCTGTGTGGCCTAACACATGACCAGGGTGCACCTGCGTATGTAGCCTGTGACATTTTAGATCTCCTGCGACATATCTTTAGTGTTGTTGGTGCTGAGGTCCCTCTCCAGTCTCTGCTGATGTGTCCTCTACCTCCTCGATAACAGCTTTCACTTTTGCGCTGTTGAACCGGCATTTGTATGCACATATCTGAATGCACCCTTTAAATAGTAGGAAACAGACTGCTACTGACTTTAGATCAGCTTTTTGTTCATTATAGGACCTGCCGCAAGTTCATTAGCTGCTTACATAATGTGGGTCATGGGCATGAAAATGAGGAATgtaactgaaaaacatttttttttccaaaaaatatcaaaattgaAAGTCTGTGTTTTCAAGGAAACTGTTTTTCCAGTTTCAATATAActttttcaaacagaaactgcttctgtcttttttttccaatgccAAAGTGAAATGTCACTGTTCTAGCCCCACATTAAGGCAAAGTGAATGATACTCACTGCCATCCTCTATTGCCTggcagagcagcacacacataGAGTGGACAATACAGGCGGTTGAGGAGCTGTCAACACCTCCACTCAGGGGTAACAGAAAACCAGCCTGGGACACAAATCAGATCCATCAGAAAACACCAAAATGAGTTCACAATGTCTAAATCTAATTTCTTCTTAATTTCAGTTCTTTTAAGGTCTAATAATCttaatgagacacacacaattacacatgGTAAAGCTGCATCTTTTTTAGCGTGTATGTTCTTCCTCACCTGTCCACTTCTCCTCAGGTAGTCCCATAGCCAGCAGGCTGGCCCTAGACTGAAAAACACAGGTGCCAACGGCTGGTCAGTGGCATAGAGGGGTTCTCTAACTGGTTCATTTCAAAAGCTAAAAATGATTTAGATGTTTTACCAAACGAAATGTGTTTTGTACCTGATCTCTTCCTCTGGAGTGTGATAGTTCCATGTAACTGGTTGGTGGGTAGGGAGGTAAATATCATCACCACTGGATAAAGAGAAGTCAACTTTGACCCTGTGGCAAGTTTTAGGTTCACTCTCCTACAACAGAGAAATATGAGAGTGAGATTATCAAACAGTGATCATGAAATGATAACTGCAGTAAACTCTTTACACTAGGGTGACAGGTTGAGATGTATGTGTCCAATGGAGGAGATGTATGTGACTCTAtttgacatttgtgtaaaaGTAATTTGTGTACCTTGTAACGCAACCATGTGTCTTACTGAACAAACTCAAAATAGTAAGaattaaatgaaatttaatATGTACTTAAAGTAGGATTACACattcagagagaaacaacaaaagcaTAAAGTCTGCATGTGTTAAAAGTTTGACTTAGAGTTGCATTTGTGTATATCTTTTGATAACAATGATGGAATGATGAATAATAAGATAATTATGATACACATACAATAACTTGGACAATCAGTTTTGGTGATTATAAAAGTAAGGCTCCATAAATGTTTGTGCACTACAAAACcttacctgactttccatccgAATGGGGAGTGCATAACATAGCATAATCTGAGTTAtgtgggaatgtcattagtttttcaAGTATATAGTCATAAGCCAAATCAGTAGTTTGACATTACACAAGCTGGTAATTAGTGAGATTTAAAGGAAACGGGAGGCAATACAACAAGCAATAGACCATGATTAGACCACTTTGTATGAAACAAAGGCTATAAGCCGGTGCTTTCTCACCATGTTTGGCTGGCAATATTCTCCTCTGTAGCTACGCACATCCTCAAGGTCTAGTGTGGCTGTAATGACCTCctacagaacacagaaaaacacacacacacacagtcatgttttCACACTACGTTGCACAACTGATCAACACAACATTTGTGTCCATATAAACAGAGTTTTATTTGCAGATATGTCTTGGATCGTTTTATACCCACCACATCATTAAGGGAGAACTGTTTTCCCTGTGCCACAATGTCACCGTTGATGGCAACCATGGCACAACCATCATAGTAGACACGGTCTCCATCACAACCCCTCTGATTGGCATACAAGTAGATACCTCCACTCTGGAACAAACCATATGTCATACTCATGCAGGATAAAAATCTAATGTAATCTAATAGACTAGCAAAAGTCTGAGGACTCCTGGTTCAAGTATACCTTGGTGGTGGCTGACTTGACCAGGTTGACTCTTTGGTCAGCCTTGCGGAGCTCGTGGTGGCTAGCTGACGAATTTGTAAAGATTTCAACCCCATCAAGACCCATCTGAATGTGGGggctgaggaaagaaaaaaaatgtaatcgtCAGGAGTTCAGCTTGTTTCAGACAATCTTTAAACAATCCTTTGTTGCTCTACCTTCTGGATCTCCATAGCTCTGCGCACATCTCTGTTCCAATGCAAGTGTCCTTTGTGGATAATACGCAGTCACCAAATGGGACTGTGTCCTGATGAACATAGATGAACAGGAGAATAAGAAACACAGACCTCCTGCTTGTTCAAGTTTCCATCAAAGAACCTATAGCAGAAAGACGGAGCACAACTCATCTACTTTGTATGACCTTTCATGAAGAAATACCTTTTTACAATATGAAAgatcacattttgttcattaattTGCCGTTGGTCTCCAATAAGTAATCTTGATGGAACTTCAGTGAAGTAAGAGTAATGGTGATGAGCAGACCActgcttcctctctcccctctcagtTTCATAGTATTAGGCTTGGTGATGGAGgcatctgtatttgtgtgcattATATAGCTAAtgcttcatgtgtttgtaaGGTGCATTTGGTTTCATTTGTATGTTAACAGAATAATTTATGTCCATACAAGCTGAATCAATATTATGCTGGATTTATGATAGACTGGAAAATTTGGATTAACCATAAACTGTAATAATtacaaaactaaactaactCTTGAGGCTGTTAACAAAGTAATGTTATCTACAGTTTTTGAGACAGTGACCCCACCAGTTATGTGGTCATTTGATCATGGCAAAGATTGTTTCATAAATAATTactgcagcagcttctttctttGTAGAGCCGCTGAGAGGTTACTCCTCACAGTCTCAGCATATCTATTACGTGCTGTACAGTGATCATTTCTGACCAAGTGAACAGTGAGCAAAACATGCggtaaatgaaaaatgtgcacTCCCAGGTCACCCCTCTCTCTAACACCAGAATCCAGGTGACAGATAACATTATATGTTAATAAAGGGGTCCATCCCACATCATGTCAACACACCAAaataagtgaaaataaacaaaaaacaaatctaatgcAAACATATGGCTCCTACAATTAAGATTAACAGAGTTCTTCAAGTTCAAGTTTTTCTTACTGCTGTCTGACAGCTATAATATACGCATGTGTTGTTTTATAGCTTTTTTATAGTTAGTTGAGAGAACCATTCACCATCAGAGGAGATTTATAAACGTTTTCCCCTGTATCTCAGGAGACCACAAATCTGTCATCAACATATTGTCTTAACTGTGCTCTTTCATCTTGAAGAGGCATTACTTCACTTAGGACTACGGGCAgagatatgttgggttttgaCTGCATGTCCATGAATCTCCTATAGAAGTCATTAGAACTGGCGCCAACAACGTTGGCATGATGATGTAATGTCCTTTCCTTCTCTCGTGGTTCCTTGTGTTGTGTTCCTTGGGTCTACGTGTTAGTCTCAGCTACATACAGATgacagtggggttttttttgtttgtttgatggtttatttgtttttacctgcCCTGTTACCTCCTGGATCATTCTGGGCAGGAAATACTCCTCGACTTGCCTTGAAGAAACAAGCAAAAAGATAAGTACATTCCCTGCTAGTCACGTCATTTACAAAAGTTAAACAATATCGCACTGGAGTTAAGGAAAATTACATCAGAGTTTGGTCTTATTGAGACACTTCCAGCAATTTGGAAATGTGCTAATATGTTCAAATTATAGTGGCCCTGAAGTGCAAATCCCAacagcaaaaaggaaaacacaactaCAAATCACAAACGCTTATAGCAGGTAGGAAGCACACGCCCTAAATGCACCCGTGCCATGAGCTTTAGACCAAGTGTCAGAGATTGTTGAATAGGGACCACTGTCTATTTCCAAGTTTTCAGTCAATACAAGGTGTTACACACCAGAGATCTCACAAGACCAGCCGTGCTCTGCCTGTCAAACTCACACAGCAGTAATGTCTGCTTTTTCTTGCGGTCTGATACAATGGCCTATGAGCTGCAGCCATGCCTGCAAACACAAGGACCCCTACACCCAAAAATGAGGACAGATCATTAAAAATTCAATCCATCAATCAATAATTACTGGAATTATACGTCTGTGAAGATCATACACTGACCTGCTGACttatgtgaaatgtgttttagttGGATGTAGGTCACAGGGGAACCAAAGAACCAGACACTTGCAACTCTAAAAGGTCAACAACGTAAATTGTCTACCTGCACATCAGCCAAGCTGactgtttgacacatttttctgttagGGGGGGCAGGATGAAGACAGACGTGTCAACATGTGCTTTTTGCTTACATCCTTTAGAGTAGCATGTTCCAGCCTTT includes:
- the nadsyn1 gene encoding glutamine-dependent NAD(+) synthetase, with protein sequence MGRKVTLATCSLNQWALDFEGNLERILKSIEIAKAHGAKYRLGPELEICGYGCADHFYESDTLLHSFQVLRKLLESPVTQDIICDVGMPVMHHNVRYNCRILFLNRKILLIRPKMQMANDGNHREMRWFSPWNQLRQVEEYFLPRMIQEVTGQDTVPFGDCVLSTKDTCIGTEMCAELWRSRSPHIQMGLDGVEIFTNSSASHHELRKADQRVNLVKSATTKSGGIYLYANQRGCDGDRVYYDGCAMVAINGDIVAQGKQFSLNDVEVITATLDLEDVRSYRGEYCQPNMESEPKTCHRVKVDFSLSSGDDIYLPTHQPVTWNYHTPEEEISLGPACWLWDYLRRSGQAGFLLPLSGGVDSSSTACIVHSMCVLLCQAIEDGNSQVLVDVRRVVGDDSYCPRDPRELCGHIFTTCYMASENSSEDTRSRAKGLASQIGSTHMNINIDMAVKGILGVFSVVTGRLPQFRANGGSHRENLALQNVQARVRMVLAYLFAQLSLWARGKPGGLLVLGSANVDESLTGYFTKYDCSSADINPIGGISKTDLKSFLLYCVEQFQLTTLKGIVAAPPTAELEPLTDGQVSQTDEADMGMTYSELSVIGRLRKISKCGPYSMFCKLIHMWKDALSPMEVAEKVKHFFRMYSVNRHKMTTVTPSYHAESYSPDDNRFDLRPFLYNTGWVWQFRCINNQVSQMEANTLKP